In Danio rerio strain Tuebingen ecotype United States chromosome 9, GRCz12tu, whole genome shotgun sequence, the genomic window TGTTCACTTAGTTGACATGTCCAGCCCCAGGAAAGTGTGGGAGTTTGCCAGTGGTTTTTCTCAGAACCATAATCTACATGTTCTGGTAAATTAGAGTGTATACTGTATACATAATTAAGCAGACTTATTGTTGCTATATTGTGGTGGCCACAGCATGAAAGTGCTCAAACACTATGCAGTGATTGCTTTTTTTCATAAGTTATATCAAATTATTTCAACAGAAAGATCTTTTATCTACCTCTAAGTATCATATTTGTCTAGAGTGGTTTGCATTCATCATTACAACCATCGTAGTGTGTAAAATGTATGTATCATAAGTGTGTTATCAAGTTGTCTGTACTATTGGATTGTTTATCCACTTATTTATTACCATAGATCAATAATGCAGGTTGCATGGTCAATCAAAGAGAACTGACTGAGGATGGCTTGGAGAAGAACTTTGCGACAAACACACTTGGTATGAAAGTTAATTCATATTTTGATCACATCCTTACTTTTTTCCATATTGTGCGCCACAAAAGGTGGCATTCTATTTTGCCTATTTTATGATATTAGGataccttggtttttacagagctTTTAGTGTTACCTGTTACAAATGGAAAAATAAGAGATTGGCATGCatactttgtttattttacagggaccTATATACTGACAACAGCACTGATTCCAACACTGAAGAGGTCAGAAAATCCCAGAGTGGTAAGTGAGAAGAAATGCATTCTCTTGTGCGTCTCAATGAATTATGTAGTAAAACCTGCCATTTGCACAATGCCAccttatatttctttattcttacATTTACACTCATAAAGTTTCCAGATATGCATGACTTTACTGACATGTTTGCAAGTTCATTATTCAAAAACAAATTTTCCCCAAAACTTTATACTTCAATTTAGTTATCTATTTCTTATATAATAATTCATTAGAGATTTCTGAAAAtccattattatcattgttttaacAGATCACTGTGTCGTCTGGTGGAATGCTGGTTCAGAAATTAAATGTGGAGGACCTTCAGTTTGAAAAAAGTTCTTTTGATGGCACCATGGCTTATGCACAAAACAAGGTACTAttacaattgttttttgttttccagTGAGCAAACTTTGCTCTGTCTCTCACATTATACAAGTATACTATTATTTGAATCTATCTATGAGTAAATGTTGCTCTTATATTTTTGCTGGCTAACCAATTCAGTCCATTGCTGTTAACAATAATAGTGGCGCATAACAACAGGTTCCAGCAGCATCCCCGGCCTACCTTTGTTACAgtgatcattatattttacacagATGGAGCTGATTCACTGCATATATTGTTTTAATGAATTGTTGTTAACGGTAATTTAATTAAAGACGCCAGAGTTTTTAAGTGTTTGTGACCTTTTTCAGAGGCAACAGGTGATCATGACTGAACAATGGGCAACTCAGCACAAAGAAATTCACTTCTCCTCCATGCATCCAGGCTGGGCAGACACTCCAGGTGGGCAGCTTGTGTCTAAGTCATCCTCTTGTAGACTCTGTTTTATGGCAAGTCGTTTTAATGTTCAATCTATGGAAATTTACTACTATCTACTACGAATATGTTCTTCTACTTCTTTATTCGATACTAGTAAATTTTCCATTAAGTATACTACTGCCTGTACAATAGTGTACTTGCCTAAGAAAGTACTGCGCTGTATAAGGTAACTGGtttatggttaggtttagggatcGTACCTACTTATTACCCTGTTTATGTAATGACTATGATAAGTACAAAGTATATAAATGAGGAACTGGACTAAAATAAAGTGCCACCAGTTGTTCTAGTATCTACTGATTAGCCTACTAGTAGCTAATCAAAAAGCACTAGTCTGTAACAAGTAAGCATCTAATTATTAGATTTGAGTGCCTAATGAaaaagtactagtatctaaaacCAGAACTAGTCAAAACAGTAGTTTAGTTATCATATAGTTGATTTCTTGACATATCCTCATACAGAAGTCAAAGACAAAAAATGGAAAGTCAGATGACAACAGAATAGTTACTATTTATTAGTGAAGTGTGTACTGGTATGCAATGACAAGCATTGCCATCTATTTAATAGGTAATATGGACTAATAGGTACTAATACATACTAAAACGGTTTACAGTATAATTGTTAAATGGTTTGCCATAGATGTCAAAGTTATCTTTTAATGTCAGCCACTAAAATTTTTCTTGCCCTTTTGACAGCTGTACGCTCATCCATGCCTGATTTTTATGAGAAAATGAAGAATAAGCTGCGCACTGAAGCGCAGGGTGCTGACACAGTGGTGTGGCTGGCCGTATCGGATGCTGCCAGCAGACAACCCAGTGGCCTCTTCTTTCAAGGTCAAGAAGCTTTTAATCTGAATTGCCACTTGTCATGTTGCAGAAGGCATGCTTTAATATTCTGTGCACATTAAACAACATGCCTCTGTACAGCAGACTACATGTCTCTTTAACAAATAACTAAAaatctttcaaaaacatttacaTCTGCAGACAGAAAAGCGGTTTCTACACATTTGCCTTTGGCCTTCTCCAAAACTCCTCCAGCTGAAGACCAGAAATTGATGAACCTGTTGGAGGAGCTGGCTGACAAATTCAAGAACTAATCAGTTGAGTTTCAAATTTCAGCAGCCAAATCTGAAGTGTACTCATCATTCCACTAAGAGACTGGTATTCATTCTTAATAATGGTAAGAATTGCAAAGATGTAACAAAAAGGATTAACCACAACAACCTGAATTGTTTGCTGGTGCTTATTTTCCAATATTCTGAAAATCTACACTCCTATTCATTACTCTACTCTATTAGTTGAGACACTAAAACACCCGTTTCTGCTAATGAAATGTTGGAATATGGAGTTTCTCAAGTAAAATGTCATCAATGTTGTTTACATGCATTGCACCTATTCATATTTGAAGCATCAATGTTAAagctgcttttttgttttttcagaaaattgttaaaaatgaagtACAACAACGTTTGCACTGTTGATTAATCAGACAACTTTTGCAATCTCTAAATAACCAAAGATTTTATTCCTAAATCTAAACCTGCTATTTCAAAATTGAATCAGTTTTAAATTGGCCTCTTGCTGGCCTAAAAAGTGATTTCAAGACTGAATAGCTGCGTAAGACATACTAGTCATATTATCATGACAATATATCACTGTGTGAACAAATAtcatattgaataaataaataaatattatagattATGTGTTTGTCCCGCATCCACATGTTTCTCAAATTTACTAACTCATTAATAActagaaaatataattattaattaaaaaaatatatatatttttaatgccaATGTGTGGCTATTGATATGtagtttttgtaattaaaaaaaaaaattaaatgaacaatataATTTGGGGCAATTTTACATTTGTAGTAACATATATGTACTTCAGAAAACAACTTGAATCCATGTGTTAATTGTGTATGTTGAAACTAAACCGGAGGAATTGTATACTAGGAATACAAACAAGCTTTTTAATACATGGTGAACATTGTCATTATTAGCATTTATACAATTGGTCAATTTTATTTGTGATCAGGATGcaataaattgatcaaaagtgacagtatgGCCCTGTTGAACATCCCATTCTCACAGAATTCTATAAAAAATGCAGTTTACATAAAAATTTAAACAGGACacccattttaattttttatttgatcaaCAAATCATGTGCatttaatgatttctgaaggatcatgactTTCATAAATGACAATTTAAAGAATAGAAAACCTCATAAATGATGTCTTGGTGAGCATAAAAGCGTTAAAAGATTTTTCGAAAATCCTTACTCGCCTTACAGGTGTGAACAGCACTGTACTTTTCAAATgaactttataaataatacaaaataaaaccctTTCATTAAATAAATCCTTACAAAACCCTAGTTTAAAATTCAACCTCTGCATTTGCAAATAATTGTCACTCCCGCTGTTTATCTCTGTGCTTTGTAAACAAGTAGTGTTTTTCATATTGTGTAATGCCCAAATCAAGCTAAAGGAAACTCACTTTGTAAAGTCACTGTGGGTCAATATATGCATTTATGCCTGATGGCaatcaaattatgttttaaaccaccatcacattttctgagccaATGATGAACCAAATACAACAGAGTTTCTACAGTAATAAGATGTATATGAAACATCAGCTTTAATCAGATCAAACACAATGTTATTACAATGAAGCATCACTGAACTTTTACCCTGTATGAACaacaatatttgtaaatatgtgcATGTTTAATTATCCTGGTAAAGTTACTGGTATTAAAATACCAGTAAAATTAAGTGCTTACATTTACAAAGTCAAACAGATTAGTGGATCATGACCAAGAGGCAATAGTGGATGTTTTTTTCCAATGCCTAAACCACTGATTGAGGTGCAGTAAAGGCACTTGAATATAAAAACACTTCCAGCATGCTTTAATGCAATAACACAGGGATTTCTTGATGACAAAATGAATGCAGATATTTTTACACACAACATAAAACAGGTTTATATCAATATAAACAACCTGAAATGAGCAGATTTAGACAACAATATTTACACATTGGTTACCATAACCCACGTGcacatgcacaaatacatacTGTACAAACGCACATGCTGAATTCAAAGTCATGATATCCTTGAGTTTTTCCTGCGTGAGATGAATCCAACCACGGGAAGTGACCTAACCTCCGAACATTCTTCACAAACATGATTCTCGGTTCAGGTTCAGCTCTGGTTCACTGATGCTTGCAGATGATTTAGATGATTCTCATGACACAACTGGAGTCATGTCCCATAGCTGCATGAACACACACCACACTCAATCTACAGCCACACTTCACTTGATCAAGAGCATATACACAGGGTGTCCTCAgagtcttaaaaagtatttaatcaATGTAGaaaaatttaaggcccttaaaaagtatcaaagttttaaatgctattttttaaggTATTCAATGTTATATCATTTTTGATcatgcaatgtatggttgtatgctaaagtttgcctgaattaaatctgcgaatatcaggatgctgtgtagtttatgaaatcaataaaatcctgctagatttgacgtCATGCTGCTTCGTTTAATCCAGTAACCAAAACAGCACTATTCTGCAGATTTCAGCAGTTCTATAGGTttgctagatttaatagatttttaataatgttttagttttggattagtttcttacattaatatttagcaaatatactgcaagttaaaatcGTGCCACTGTTTCCGGCTGAAACCTAATGTGGTTATAaggttttaaaatgtatgaaaaagtcttaaaaaaggtcttacaaggtattaaattttactctctgattcctgtatactCTGATACAGGCTTATTGCTACAGAGTAattaactgtttatatataattcATGTTTCACAGAAGTTTTTGATTATTAAACTGGTATTCAACCATTAAAAtgcagagaaaaaaaattgtaaataaagaaATCCAGAAACATTTGTGAGATGAATGACTGACCTTAATGACTTTGTCTGTGCCGGAGGTGAGCAGCCAACCTCTGGTTGGTTCATACTGCATATGTACGATGCTGTGCTTGCTGTCATGGAACGTGGCAGTGGGTGCCCTTctgaacaacaacaaaagctTTGGGTGATTCTACTATTAAAGACACACAAATTTAAGATGGTGTGAATCTGACTTACTCCTCATCTGTAATCAAGTCATGACAACTGTCACAAACCCGCACCTCAAACTCAAATCCCATGAGAGGAATTGTGGAACGTTTCGAGGAACACTTGCCACACACGGCCTGGCCACATTTCCTACAAtgatgctgaaaaaaaacagtaaaatcatGGTGCTTCATATGGTATATCAGACTGCAAAACTattattaaactaaatgaaaacaattaaaattcATGTTTCCTGTAGGTTCATTCATCAATAGACATCTATCTAAAATTATGACACCACTTTTGTGATAGAGTTAACCCATTTTAGTTCTATTCTATAaactacatacatttttattcaaattcatagtaatgtatttaatttttatttatttttttgcattaaataattataaagacccaatgtttaaataattttaggcaaaataattccaactttgggtgacgcagtggcgcagtaggtagtgctgtcgcctcacaacagaAGGTTTCTCATTTAAGCCTCGGCTGGCcacagttggcctttctgtgtggagtttgcatgttctccctgcagtcgcatgggtttcctccgggtgctccggtttcccctacagttcaaagacatgcggtacaggtgaattgggtaggctaaattgtccgtagtgtatgagagtgtgtttgtatgtttcccagagatgggttgcggctgaaagggcatctgcagcgtaaaacttgctggataagttggtggttcaaccggattaataaagggactaagctgataagaaaatgaatgaattccaacgttttaacttcagaagagtttGAAAACAATATTTGATTAAAGAACCtctcaacaaaacatttgtttatcgAACTAATTGACATTTCCAggaaaaacactttaaattacagtatttctttttatttaaaattgagaAGAGATGTTATCAGATAAACTAACATTTAACTCAAATGCATAGCTGCTAAATCAAGAGAAACTTTCAAATTATCTCTTTTTTTCCCTAACTATGCACTTTGAGGATAGTAATCCATTTAATCAGTAGGGctgcattaaaataatttaacgaGAGTGaagacattaatttaaaaaaagaaaatacaaatccTAAACTTTTCAATTGTACTCAATATTATTCTATAAAAGATCTTATTTTATACTTCCCAACTAAACATACCTAGCTTCAAATTTTATTATGATCTATATTCGTGCTGTACCTGCCGCAAGCCAATTTTCTTACTGTCCCACATCTGTTTGAAATTCCAGAAGAAAGGCTGTTCACACTTCTGACACGAGTCACTGTCAAGCCACTCTGGGGTCTAAGACACAGAACAGACATGCTCAAGCTATCTGAACAGACACATGTAACATAAATGGCACACATTCTGTTGTTAGTCCGCTTTGTGCTAAACGCTTCATTCATCACTAGGATTCTCTCACCTCTTGTCGAGTGACATCCATATTCCAGATAACGATTCCCCCATCTGAGCCACAGGAAATGAGCTGACGAGTGTGAGGAGCGTAACACAAACCCTGCACTTTatcactgtcacacacagacaaatTGCAGGACATGACAAGCTTGACTTACTTATCCTTCTCTCAAACACAAGACAACAATTCAAACCTACTTGTGGCCCTGCAGTTCAATGGCTGTTCCTTTTCGGCCTCCAATGTCCCACATGATGATTGAATGATCTGAACTTCCAGAAAATAAAACCCTTTGTACGGGATCCCAACACAAGGCCGTAACATTGCCTGCACGCATAATTACACACATAAATCTGTCAA contains:
- the dhrs12 gene encoding dehydrogenase/reductase SDR family member 12 (The RefSeq protein has 3 substitutions compared to this genomic sequence), translating into MSFYRNTVWFLKGLQEYTNSGYEAAERRFTPADLDVSVNGRSFIITGANSGIGKAAAYEIAKRGGTVHLVCRNKDRAEEARKDIVEQSKSENVHVHLVDMSSPRKVWEFASGFSQNHNLHVLINNAGCMVNQRELTEDGLEKNFATNTLGTYILTTALIPTLKRSENPRVITVSSGGMLVQKLNVEDLQFEKGSFDGTMAYAQNKRQQVIMTEQWATQHKEIHFSSMHPGWADTPAVRSSMPDFYEKMKNKLRTEAQGADTVVWLAVSDAASRQPSGLFFQDRKAVSTHLPLAFSKTPPAEDQKLVNLLEELADKFKN
- the wdfy2 gene encoding WD repeat and FYVE domain-containing protein 2; protein product: MAAEIHPRPQTRKPVLLSKIEGFQDVVNTAVIIPKEDGVISVSQDRTIRVWLKRDSGQYWPSVYHTMPVACSCMSFNPETRRISVGLENGTVSEFVLSEDYNQMTPARTYQAHQGGVTVVLFVLEMEWVLSTGQDKSFTWHCSESGQQLGTYRTTAWVSGLQFDVETRHAFVGDHSGQVTILKLEQDNCSLVTTFKGHTGNVTALCWDPVQRVLFSGSSDHSIIMWDIGGRKGTAIELQGHNDKVQGLCYAPHTRQLISCGSDGGIVIWNMDVTRQETPEWLDSDSCQKCEQPFFWNFKQMWDSKKIGLRQHHCRKCGQAVCGKCSSKRSTIPLMGFEFEVRVCDSCHDLITDEERAPTATFHDSKHSIVHMQYEPTRGWLLTSGTDKVIKLWDMTPVVS